One Methylocaldum marinum DNA window includes the following coding sequences:
- a CDS encoding STY0301 family protein, which yields MNSETLAYFCFVIMILTHACSTHAEDVYRCPPEVSVSWSIPAPPTGWDVSGAQEGPRVAHYLVSVTFSDGPPENGAFLRPALTREVEVDGGSVVIERYEFSDRVNPTIWLVCRYGNTPATLTKSIPAEMESCEVKRPKDLSEQEVRCR from the coding sequence ATGAATAGTGAAACGCTCGCGTATTTTTGTTTTGTCATTATGATTCTCACTCACGCTTGTAGCACACACGCGGAGGATGTCTATCGTTGTCCTCCTGAGGTTTCGGTATCTTGGAGCATTCCGGCTCCGCCAACTGGATGGGATGTGTCAGGCGCTCAAGAAGGTCCGAGAGTTGCGCACTACTTGGTTTCAGTAACCTTTAGTGACGGGCCGCCTGAAAATGGCGCATTTCTCCGGCCAGCGCTAACGCGTGAGGTAGAGGTCGACGGTGGGAGCGTGGTTATCGAGAGATATGAATTTTCCGACCGTGTGAATCCGACAATTTGGCTGGTCTGTAGGTACGGAAATACTCCGGCAACTCTGACTAAAAGCATCCCTGCGGAAATGGAATCTTGTGAGGTGAAGCGTCCGAAAGATTTGTCTGAACAAGAAGTACGTTGTCGCTGA
- a CDS encoding BPSL0067 family protein yields MEKGTAVATFVDGKYPNESHGNHAALYISQDGSGVWVMDQWSTKPSISKRKMLFKGKNSDGTYKDPSNNGDALSVIIHE; encoded by the coding sequence ATTGAGAAGGGTACTGCAGTCGCAACCTTCGTTGATGGTAAATACCCCAATGAATCTCATGGAAACCACGCTGCACTATATATCTCCCAAGACGGTTCTGGGGTATGGGTAATGGACCAGTGGAGTACAAAGCCTTCGATCTCAAAACGTAAAATGCTCTTTAAAGGGAAAAACAGTGACGGCACGTACAAAGATCCAAGCAACAACGGAGATGCTCTCTCGGTGATTATCCATGAATAG
- a CDS encoding transposase family protein encodes MKLNRKSVTAEKKRHTLKSLVISDFNRRILFLCCIVAGSVHDYTLMKDVFTPGSAWFEKVNLWLDLGFLGADKDYQSTQIYLPHKKPRKSKKNPNPTLTPEQKKQNRKQAATRVIVEHAIGGMKFFHCLMHRIRNHLGHFVDYFFSLSAGLWNYKIC; translated from the coding sequence ATGAAACTGAACAGGAAAAGCGTTACAGCGGAAAAAAAAAGACATACGCTCAAATCCCTCGTAATCTCCGACTTTAATCGAAGGATATTGTTTTTGTGCTGCATTGTGGCAGGCAGCGTACATGACTACACACTCATGAAAGACGTCTTCACACCGGGTTCAGCGTGGTTCGAGAAGGTCAATTTATGGCTTGACTTAGGATTTCTGGGGGCTGACAAAGATTATCAAAGCACCCAAATATATCTACCCCACAAGAAACCTAGAAAATCCAAGAAAAACCCTAATCCGACATTGACGCCTGAGCAGAAGAAACAGAACAGAAAACAAGCCGCCACGCGGGTCATCGTTGAGCATGCCATCGGTGGCATGAAGTTCTTCCACTGCTTGATGCATCGGATTAGAAATCATCTGGGTCACTTCGTGGATTATTTTTTCTCACTTTCCGCCGGGCTTTGGAACTACAAAATCTGTTGA
- a CDS encoding helix-turn-helix domain-containing protein, which translates to MAIKTLYLDSYEKKLFFVLYYLKTYPTFDVLGFHFGFSGGHAHAHIDRLLPVLGRALTSLNVMPERTLTTPEEFSQLIDQYKNIAIDSVEVACVRPQDETEQEKRYSGKKKTYAQIPRNLRL; encoded by the coding sequence ATGGCCATAAAAACGCTGTATCTTGATTCTTACGAGAAAAAGCTGTTTTTCGTTTTGTACTATCTGAAAACCTATCCCACTTTTGACGTTCTGGGCTTTCATTTCGGTTTCAGTGGCGGACATGCCCATGCCCACATCGACCGGTTGCTGCCGGTTTTGGGACGAGCGCTGACAAGCCTCAACGTCATGCCGGAGCGCACGCTAACAACCCCAGAAGAATTCTCTCAACTCATTGATCAATATAAGAACATAGCGATCGATAGCGTGGAGGTCGCTTGCGTTCGACCCCAAGATGAAACTGAACAGGAAAAGCGTTACAGCGGAAAAAAAAAGACATACGCTCAAATCCCTCGTAATCTCCGACTTTAA